ACCTCCCCCAACTCCTTCCGATACGCTGGTCTCAAGAGGAATAAGAGCAGCAGAGATTACATTTTTCCTGCTAATTTTTTCCATCGGATATATGCCTAATATGTGCGCTTCTGTTTCTGCAGGTCTCGTGCCTCGATTTGATTTCCTACATGAGGAAGTGTACAGCCGTGATTGCTGCAGGTGTTTGCACATTTCAAAATGGATTGGTTGGTAGGTGCTAGTGCTCTTTTCCACCGCTGTAGATCGTTACacaatttttctttctttctgaattGCAGTAGATAGATGAGTAGAATAGGTACGGCGCTTGTACTGTTTATTAGTTCCGACTTAAGGAATGAGAAATGGGTGACCGAAATTTAGATGCACACATCCTATCCTAGAAGCAGAGGAACTGATAGCACCTTAAACACCTTGCATTGCAGCCTTGCAGGGCTGTGACGGCTTGGTTCTCATTGAGTCGATGGTAAACAGTACGGCGGAGAAGGGTGCGATGCCAAACAACCCAAGCCTCCAGGCTCCAGCTCTTCGAAGTCATCGCGCCGAAGGCAGCCATTGAGGTGCAATACCATCATTTCACTCTACTGCCTCTCATGCTCTCTCTCTGCACCGTCAGTTCACTGGTTGAAAATGATTCATGCTTGTTCTTCTACCTCCGGTAACCATTTATATATCCAATGCTTCGCTAGATAAATGCTCAGGTTGAAACTGTCCTTCTGCACGCGTTATTCCTATGTCTGAATAaatgggctctctctctctctctctctctctgcatcgGCAGTTCACTGGTTGAAGATGATTCATGCTTGTTCTTCTACCTCCGGTAACCATTTATATATCCAATGCTTCGCTAGATAAATGCCTGGGTTGAAACTGTCCTTCTGTACGCGTTATTCCTATGTCTGAATAAATGGGCTCAGCATCATCGATTAAGGCACCCATGCAGGTGGCCAAATCACCAACTTAATCAATAGTTCAATACCCTTCTGAACTATACTATCAAACAATGCAGGTGTCTGAATAATGCTTGTTGCCTGGCAATCAGAAGATGCAGATAGACTGTGGATCGCACATGCTTAATCTGCATAAAGCTCTGCTTCAAGTACCCACACAGGGATTAGTGCAACAGCTACTCAGCTGGTCTGAAGCAACGGATGCCTACATACATTACAGGTAACTATATCATGATTCATGAACACACACCAATTCATCTTTGAGTTGCAGAGCCCAATCAAAACATATTGAAATCACACTTTACATTAATAAGAAGTCAAATGTGTGCACAAACATTGCACTTATTACATGAATACATATGATGTTCGATACAGAGGAAAGCCACACAAATTCAAATCCAAGCATAGATGCGACCATTTATGCCCAGTCAGAGTCACAAGGCACCCATGTGAAGAAAGTAAACACACATACTTAGTTGTACAGCAGAAAGAAATTAACATACAAGCAGAACAGATTGCAATCCACACTAGCACACGCAAACCACACTATGGGATCAAAGGAGAAGAGGCCCTTCCAGCGTCGAACCTGTTTCTTTCCAGCAGAAAGAGAATCTTGCAGCATCGTCGTCGTCCTCTTGTTCATCTCCTTTTGCTCAGTCTTAAAGTTTTTGGTCCATAAGTTTAAGGCTAGGCTTGTTTTTATGCTTTTCAATGCCCTCTCTCACCTCATCGGGGACTTGACCACCGTTGAATTCAAGCTCCTTCAAACTGGGAAGTTTGTGGATACCGGAGAGAGATGTGAAAGATGACCAGACAATCTTCTCAAGCCTAGGAGCAGATCCGCTGGTGAAGACGATCCTGGTGATGGCCGAGCAGTCAACAACAAGATGGTTGAGCCATAAGAACTCATCTTTTAATGTAATCTCATTCTGTATTCCACCAAAAGACTCGTTCAAGAGCACGAGACATCGTAGATTTGGTTTCTTGGCGAGTATTTGTAGAGCGTCTCGCTCTAGCAATGTACCACGAAGAGTCAGCTTGGCTATTTGTGAGACATTGCCAAATGATGATAGCAGCCTGCCGCAGAAGCTGTTATTCAACTCGAGCTCTTTCAAGTTTGGAAGCCTGTCAACTCCAGAAATAGAACCTTTGCTGAAAGACAAAACCATCTTCTCGAGCTCACATGCTGCTCCATGCTCAAAAGTGATAGTCAAGTCCGAGTCCTCAACAAGAAGGTACTTGAGGCATCTGAATTCACCCTTCTTGAAGTTGAGCGCGGGCTCGTTGCATGTAATATGTTGGAGCCTGACACACCGTAACTTGGGCAGCTTGGCAAGGACTTCCAGATCATCTTGGCTCAGCAGGGTGCTACTAAGAGTTACCTTGGCAAGTTTGTTGTTGTTACCTTTCATGAACAATGGAACAAGACTGATTCCCCTGATGCTTAGACTCTCAAGACTTTTCGGATGGTTTTTTAGGAGAGAGCCAATGCCATCTGGTGACTCTGCACTGGAAGGAGTACCCTCGCATTGTGTGGCTACCGGAACACTAGCAGTGATTGTCAGAGAACGGAGGGACTCATGGAGGTCACTGATTGTCTGAAGCAAATTCCTGAGGTGGCTATCCTTATCATCAATAACCACACCTAGCTTCCTCAGCTGCCATAGCTTTCCAATATCTTTCAAATCATGACTATGCTTGGCCTGGACATTAGATAGGACCTCCATGTTTACCATTTTGCCGATCCTACGGGGAACCCGGCTACTAGAGCCAAACTTGCTTGCATTCAGATCAATGTGACCAGCAAGCAGACGCTTCAGCTTCAATAGCAGGATATTTGCTGTTGCATGTGGAGGCACATCGGTTTCTCGGATATCCAATACCTCTAGCTCACGGAGGTTGTTGATTTCACCAGGTAGCTCGGTAATATCTGTTCTCCTGAGGCTTAGATACTTGAGAAGTAACATCTTGCTGCAGATGTCCTTGAGGTACTGCCGGTTCTTCCCAAAGCACTGACAACCTTCTAGATCGAGCACCTTGAGCAGGGATACTCGAGATGATTCAGAGAGCCCCTGGAAGAATTTATCAATTCTATCAGAGCCACGGAGCTGGAGATCGTTGAAAATGGAGAAGTGGCGAGCCAAGTGATGTGACAGCCGTGTCTCCACGATGTGTTGTTTTCTGGCGATGGTGGTAATGAATCCATGAAAAAGATCACCTACGACACAGCTCTTGACATTTCCTGCAGCACCAATATCAGCAGGATCAATGAGGCACCGGTCAATGAGTTTGTCAAAACATTGGTTGGCCTGACGCACAGAACTGAGCCAATCTTCATTGGATGTCAGCCCTTCTGCAATCCACCGTCCAATCAAGGTTGACCGCCTGATCTTGTGTCCCATAGAGAAGATAGCTAGGTACAGTAGGCAGGACTTGTATTCTTTAGGCAGATCGTTGTAAGAGAACTTGAACATCACCTTAGTGATGCTGTTGAATGATTTTGGCAAAGCTTGCAAGGTGCTGTGCAGCTTGAGTAACTCCTCATTGCTCCTGTTGGGGTTAGCATACAAAGCATGAGTGAAGATCTTCATGCAGAATTCATGTGGCTCACACTCGGACAAGATATCATGAAAAATTTGGGGGTTGTAGTTGTCTTTATTCTTCTGCTGGCTAGTAAGCTGGAGCACTGTATCATGGTAGAGGCCAGCAAGAGAATAGTCTATAGCTATAGGTTCCCGCTGTGGATAGCAATATTCTCTAGCCAGATGGACGTCATTTGTGTTGGTGACCATCATTAAATCGGCACTGCAGTTTAGCAGGCTCAAAGCATTTCTGGTAC
This DNA window, taken from Triticum aestivum cultivar Chinese Spring chromosome 1D, IWGSC CS RefSeq v2.1, whole genome shotgun sequence, encodes the following:
- the LOC123182970 gene encoding uncharacterized protein, translated to MAELATGAVSSLLVVIRSEALLLRGVRDDVQFIKEEMESMKSFLAHLARWAPPGGEHDEQVRTWMNQVRLLAQDCNNCIDLYLYRRNPDIHRARGGLRRYLWWATWLLHKLVAQHRAAEQLRQLKERARDVGERRLRYGVEVPAKSGEGQSPPAPGLAGAAPSARTAVRGGHAAGDDDGEEEGDDQLMGAMTIGGHSGGRRAFIEPRTLDDYVKAKLRDWVDETPTEAGETLSVVLVAPNTYQDLLALIQEYLVFSSDSDLDSHPSVLPVENGYNRFVLVDIPAVHPKFMRLRPKEVLFYILRELRQSTKGRVGKKYLDPLEVHVRRFQIYNQIHSEKKRALALLKIKEKIKKMKIYEKLDKIKSDIQGRLQRGDKLPQLQGEFHQLHLDVLLQLLLQAAVAASQQDQGKNNDMQMLPEWDNINNNIIVKKLKEHMEEGGGGGGGEIGSQQPTWIHLDEAQYAHILWKLFSKGCSSSKPLQAQDRWSDKQATKTTTADKQATKTTTAELGEDQIKPMIHNAKEGTLQELQKGEYDKSEGTAESGSVPDQNPETVSEKFGQMMEKLKQEFKEQLKIKGLVDEIKRNLEYISDWNCYECPLFILRVDELMDIATWEGTRNALSLLNCSADLMMVTNTNDVHLAREYCYPQREPIAIDYSLAGLYHDTVLQLTSQQKNKDNYNPQIFHDILSECEPHEFCMKIFTHALYANPNRSNEELLKLHSTLQALPKSFNSITKVMFKFSYNDLPKEYKSCLLYLAIFSMGHKIRRSTLIGRWIAEGLTSNEDWLSSVRQANQCFDKLIDRCLIDPADIGAAGNVKSCVVGDLFHGFITTIARKQHIVETRLSHHLARHFSIFNDLQLRGSDRIDKFFQGLSESSRVSLLKVLDLEGCQCFGKNRQYLKDICSKMLLLKYLSLRRTDITELPGEINNLRELEVLDIRETDVPPHATANILLLKLKRLLAGHIDLNASKFGSSSRVPRRIGKMVNMEVLSNVQAKHSHDLKDIGKLWQLRKLGVVIDDKDSHLRNLLQTISDLHESLRSLTITASVPVATQCEGTPSSAESPDGIGSLLKNHPKSLESLSIRGISLVPLFMKGNNNKLAKVTLSSTLLSQDDLEVLAKLPKLRCVRLQHITCNEPALNFKKGEFRCLKYLLVEDSDLTITFEHGAACELEKMVLSFSKGSISGVDRLPNLKELELNNSFCGRLLSSFGNVSQIAKLTLRGTLLERDALQILAKKPNLRCLVLLNESFGGIQNEITLKDEFLWLNHLVVDCSAITRIVFTSGSAPRLEKIVWSSFTSLSGIHKLPSLKELEFNGGQVPDEVREGIEKHKNKPSLKLMDQKL